The genomic interval TATCGGTATCATAGATAAGTTACAAGGAAATTCTATGGTAGAGCGCTGCACCTTTAATCCACCATTCATACATCATACGGACTCCACGTGCATTTCAAGACACACTCTATCCACCGTTGAATTTGGTATGTATggtatgcagcgctgcaccatAGACGAATTCATAAGTTACACGGAATATAATAAAACCACAACATGTGATCGAATTGTTAAGAAATTAAGTGTAAAAACCTTATATTTATGTTCGATTGTTCGAATCTCGTTGTGCTTATGAAAGTTAAATCCATTCTATTTTTACTGactaggagagagagaggtagaATTCCTGCTTCATTTTCCGGCCCTAATCCCCTAACCATGTGATTCCGATCAAAAAACAAGTCGTACAAAAAGCATACAATACAACGTGGGGCATGTCAAACAAAAACCATAATTGAAACAGCTTGGGTTTGAAATTGAGTCGTCCAAAGTTAATAAGGCTGGGTTGGGTCAAGATGAACCCTACGCAAGATTTGTGGACCGAACACGTCGTATTGTCTTTTGGCCCATTACAGCCGCCGACGAATTTAACATAACAAACCCACCCTCTTGGATTCTCTCCCGTCTTTACTGTTCATCGCTACCTAATCTCTTTCCCTCTCTAATTCTACCTCACGCTCCCTCTTCGGTTTTTCCCCCAGAAAACCCTAATCCAATTCTCCCCCAATTTTTTCCCCCTCAAAATTTTGGTTGCAGACACCGGAGATCGGTTTAAATGGCGGCGGCGGGACTAGACTCTAGAGTGCTAAAGAGAATCGGGAAAAGACCTCGCTCCGCCTGGGACGTTGGCCCCTCGGATTGCGAACCAGAGGTTGGTTTAGCGATCCCCAATATtaattagggttagggtttccagAACCGAATTGAGAGCTCAGGGCTTGCTCGTTTTGTAGGCGCAACGGCTATTGCTGGCGGCCAATGGAAGAAACGGATCGCCTCCAAAACGTGACGATGATCGTGAAGGCCATTATGTATACAATCTCGGCGAGAATCTCACTCCAAGATGTGAGCTTGATTTTGCTGCATTTGTTTTATCAACAAAGTTGGATTCTTTTTGAGTTAAATTATGCTGTTCTTGTGAAagtttggattttgatttGGATTGTTTTTGTTGGCAGATAAGATACTGAACAAGATGGGTGAAGGTTAGCTGTCAAAAAGTGCCCTGAGTGTggttttataaatttgattcATTCTGCTCAGCATATTGCTAGTGCTGTAGGcacatttggtcgagttttggAATGTTGGGATCGTCAAACGAGAGAGTATGTGGCCATCAAGGTTATTAGGAGCATACGAAAGTACCGGGATGCGGCCATGATTGAGGTGGATGTGCTTAATCATATTGCCAAGAATGATAATGGCAACTCATGGTACTTATGTCTTCTGGTGTTTTGCACAGATTTAAGGATTGTGTTAAGTTCATTGTTGTGATGTAATCTAACAAATTGAAATACGTTGCTGCAGCTGTGTGCAGATTCGCGATTGGTTTGATTACCGCAATCACATATGCATAGTAAGTATCCAAATTAACTTTCTTGCTGCATTATATTACTTTGGTTACATTGTGATTGACTGTTCTGCTGATAGTGTGGCTTAGATAAAAGATAGTTTACTTCTCTTggtgtttttttatttgattaagcatttacaagtttacaatgaaCTGCACTTGATATCAGTAGAGCTTAGAATTGAGTTACAATGTGATATTAGTATGTCCAAGACTGTGTTCATAGAACCTGGAACTAAACAGAGACCTTCCTTTGAATGAATTTAATGGTTTTATCAGGTGTTTGAGAAGCTTGGACCAAGCTTATTTGATTttctaaagagaaataaaTACTGCCCATTCCCTGTGGATCTTGTTCGGGAATTTGGACGACAGCTTTTGGTATCTGTAGCATGTGTGTGGATAGCTCTTCATTTCATTCTCCTGTTTTTTCCTCTTCTCCTAACCAGTcacccaaatatatttcttggCCTGATTTTTTTGTCCAGGGAGTGTAACAGGGTGTTTCAATTGAGTCGCATTCTTTAACTTGTCTtctattatttgttattattCGGCAGATATGCATGATTTACGCTTAATCCACACTGACCTGAAGCCAGAAAATATACTTCTTGTGTCTTCTGATTATGTAAAGCTTCCTGGCTTTAAGGTATTTTGGCACTTAtaatccaagaattcatatacatatcatatttgGGTAGACTCATGTAATAAAAACTTCTTTGAAAATGGTACAGAGATTTTCTTCAGATGAAATGCAATACAGGTGCTTGCCCAAGTCTAGTGCAATTAAGCTGATTGATTTTGGTAGTACAGTGTTTGAAAATCAGAATCATAGCTCGATTGTTTGCACAAGGCATTACAGAGCCCCTGAGATAATTCTAGGTAACTGATTATGGTGTTGGCCAGCAGACAGATGTTCTATATTGtactcttttttttcatttatcaGTGTTCCGGCTACAACAAAACTAAGCAATTCTTTCGTTAATGAAAAGAATCAAGAAAGGTCTGACAGTAGCAAGCACTATTGATTTTGAAgaaagttttaaagaaacaaaaaagaaagtgATCCTTTAGTCTCCGTAATGATATAGGGTACTAAATTGGCCCAACTAGATAAAGTATGTAGGTGCATTTTGCATATTGGCATTTGGTGTGCAGTCGCCTTTAATTTTGACCCGATTGGTTCTGTGAGAGTTAGTTCAGCaagtttttattgttttgtttcGTTTGGCAAGCTATGTGTTCTGTTAAACATGGTCTATTGCTTTTTAAGAGACTAATATATTGGGATTT from Argentina anserina chromosome 2, drPotAnse1.1, whole genome shotgun sequence carries:
- the LOC126783008 gene encoding serine/threonine-protein kinase AFC3 isoform X1, translated to MAAAGLDSRVLKRIGKRPRSAWDVGPSDCEPEAQRLLLAANGRNGSPPKRDDDREGHYVYNLGENLTPRYKILNKMGEGTFGRVLECWDRQTREYVAIKVIRSIRKYRDAAMIEVDVLNHIAKNDNGNSCCVQIRDWFDYRNHICIVFEKLGPSLFDFLKRNKYCPFPVDLVREFGRQLLVSVAYMHDLRLIHTDLKPENILLVSSDYVKLPGFKRFSSDEMQYRCLPKSSAIKLIDFGSTVFENQNHSSIVCTRHYRAPEIILGLGWTYPCDLWSVGCILVELCAGEALFQTHENLEHLAMMERVLGPLPQHMTQRACHGAEKYFRRGARLNWPLGAVSRESIRAVKKLDSLKDMVSRHAGSSKSSSALTDLLYGLLNYDPSERLTAREALAHPFFKITA